The DNA region TAAACGAATCCGAGCCGTGGAAGTCGGCGTCGGGGGTGTAGGTAAACGACCCATCAGCATTCAACACCAGGCTGCCGTTGGCCGGGCCGGCCACCAACTCGACAGTCAGGTCATCACCATCAACGTCGGTGTCATTGGTCAGCACATTGCCGACCAACACGGTGTCCTCATCGGTGGTGAAGCTGTCATCATTGGCGACCGGAGCATCATTCACGGCCGTGACGGTGATCGTCACCGTCGCAACACCACTCGACGCGGCGCCGTCAGAGGCGGTGTAGGTAAACGAATCACTGCCGTGGAAATCAGGGTTCGGGGTGTAGGTAAACGACCCATCCGCATTCAGTACCAGCGACCCGTTGCTCGGGCCAGCCACCAACTCGACAGTCAACTGGTCGCCATCGACATCGCTGTCATTGGTCAGCACATTTCCGACCAGGACCGTGTCCTCATCGACCGTGAATCCGTCATTGTTTGCGACCGGGGTGTCGTTGACCGCGGTCACGGTGATCGTCACCATTACCGGGTCGCTGGTGGCGGTGCCGTCATTAGCGGTATAGGTAAACGAATCGCTGCCGTGGAAATCAGTGTCCGGGGTGTAGGCAAACGACCCATCTGGGTTGAGCACCAGGGTGCCGTTGCTCGGGCCGACCACCAACTCGACCGTCAGGTCATCGCCATCGACATCGCTGTCATTGGTCAGCACATTGCCCAGCAGGACGGTGTCCTCATCGACAGTGAAGCTGTCATCAACAGCGACCGGGGTGTCATTCACCGCGGTCACGGTGATCGTCACGGTGGCAACACCACTGGTGGCGGTGCCGTCAGAGGCGGTGTAGGTAAACGAATCGCTGCCGTGGAAATCCTGGTTCGGGGTGTAGGTAAACGACCCATCAGCATTCAACACCAGGCTCCCGTTGGCCGGGCCGGCCACCAACTCGACGGTCAGGTCATCACCATCAACGTCGGTGTCATTGGTCAGCACATTGCCGACCAACACGGTGTCCTCATCAACGGTGAACGCATCATCGACAGCCACCGGGGCGTCATTCACGGCCGTGACGGTGATGGTGACGGTGGCAACATCGCTGGTGGCGGTGCCGTCGCCGGCGGTGTAGGTAAACGAATCCGAGCCGTGGAAGTCGGCGTCGGGGGTGTAGGTAAACGACCCATCAGCATTCAACACCAGGCTGCCGTTGGCCGGGCCGGCCACCAACTCGACAGTCAGGTCATCACCATCAACGTCGGTGTCATTGGTCAGCACATTGCCGACCAACACGGTGTCCTCATCCACCGTGAAACCGTCATCATTGGCGACCGGAGCATCATTCACGGCCGTGACCGTGATCGTCACCGTCGCAACACCACTCGACGCGGCGCCGTCAGAGGCGGTGTAGGTAAACGAATCACTGCCGTGGAAATCCTGGTTCGGGGTGTAGGTAAACGAACCATCCGCATTCAGTACCAGCGACCCGTTGCTCGGGCCAGCCACCAACTCGACAGTCAACTGGTCGCCATCGACATCGCTGTCATTGGTCAGCACATTTCCGACCAGGACCGTGTCCTCATCGACCGTGAATCCGTCATTGTTTGCGACCGGGGTGTCGTTGACCGCGGTCACGGTGATCGTCACCAGCGCCGGGTCACTGGTCGCGGTGCCGTCATTAGCGGTATAGGTAAACGAATCGCTGCCGTGGAAATCAGTGTCCGGGGTGTAGGCAAACGACCCATCTGGGTTGAGCACCAGGGTGCCGTTGCTCGGGCCGACGACCAACTCGACCGTCAGGTCATCGCCATCGACATCGCTGTCGTTGGTCAGCACATTGCCCAGCAGGACGGTGTCCTCATCGACAGTGAAGCTGTCATCAACAGCGACCGGGGTGTCATTCACCGCGGTCACGGTGATCGTCACCATTGCCGGGTCGCTGGTGGCGGTGCCGTCATTAGCGGTGTAGGTAAACGAATCGCTGCCGTGGAAATCAGGGTTCGGGGTGTAGGTAAACGACCCATCTGGGTTGAGGGTCAGGGTGCCGTTGCTCGGGCCGGCCACCAACTCGACGGTCAGCTGATCGCCGTCGACGTCGGTGTCGTTGGTGAGCACATTCCCAACCAGGACCGTGTCCTCATCAACGGTGAAAACGTCATCATTGGCGACCGGAGCATCATTCACGGCCGTGACCGTGATCGTCACCGTCGCAACACCACTCGACGCGGTGCCGTCAGACGCGGTGTAGGTAAACGAATCACTGCCGTGGAAATCCTGGTTCGGGGTGTAAATGAACGACCCATCGGCGTTCAAGACCAGGCTGCCGTGTTCCGGCCCGGTCTCGAGGGTGACGGTGAGGTTGTCGCCGTCGATGTCGGTGTCGTTGGTGAGCACGTCGCCGACCAGGACCGTGTCTTCATCGGTGGCAAATGAGTCGTCGTTCGCGACCGGGGTGTCGTTGACCGCGGTGACCGTGATCGTCACGGTGGCAACACCACTGGCGGAGAGACCATCTGAAGCCGTGTAGGTAAAGGAATCGCTGCCGTGAAAATCAGGGTTCGGGGTGTAGGTAAACGAACCATCCGCATTCAACACCAGGCTGCCGTTGGCCGGGCCGGCCACCAACTCGACAGTCAGGTCATCACCATCAACGTCGGTGCCATTGGTCAGCACATTGCCGACCAACACGGTGTCCTCATCAACGGTGAACGCATCATCCACAGCGACGGGGGTGTCGTTGACCGCGGTCACGGTGATCGTCACCGTCGCAACACCACTGGCGGCGGTGCCGTCGGTGGCGGTGTAGGTAAACGAGTCCGAACCGTGGAAATCCTGGTTCGGGGTGTAGGTAAACGACCCATCAGCATTCAACACCAGGCTCCCGTTGGCCGGGCCGGCCACCAGCTCGGCAGTCAACTGGTCGCCATCGACATCGCTGTCATTGGTCAGCACATTCCCAGTGAGGACCGTGTCCTCATCGGTGGTGAAACTGTCGTCATTGGCGACCGGGATGTCATTCACTGCAGTGACGGTGATCGTCACGAGAGCGGGGTCGCTGGTGGCGGTGCCGTCGGTGGCGGTGTAGGTAAACGAGTCCGATCCGTGGAAATCAGGGTTCGGGGTGTAGGTAAACGACCCATCCGCATTCAGGGTCAGGGTGCCGTTGCTCGGGCCGGCCACCAACTCGACGGTCAACTGGTCGCCGTCGACATCGCTGTCATTGGTCAGCACATTGCCCGTGAGGACCGTGTCCTCATCGACGGTGAAGCCATCATCAAAAGCGACCGGGGTGTCGTTCACCGCGGTGACGGTGATCGTCACGGTGGCAACACCACTGGTGGCGGTGCCGTCAGAGGCGGTGTAGGTGAACGAATCGCTGCCGTGGAAATCCTGGTTCGGGGTGTAGGTAAACGAACCATCCGCATTCAACACCAGGCTGCCGTTGGCCGCGCCGGCCAACAACTCGACAGTCAGGTCATCACCATCAACGTCGGTGTCATTGGTCAGCACATTGCCGACCAACACGGTGTCCTCATCCACCGTGAAACCGTCATCATTGGCGACCGGAGCATCATTCACGGCCGTGACCGTGATCGTCACCGTCGCAACACCACTCGACGCGGCGCCGTCACTGGCGGTGTAGGTAAACGAATCCGAACCGTGGAAATCCTGGTTCGGGGTGTAGGTAAACGACCCATCCGCATTCAACACCAGGCTGCCGTTGCTCGGGCCGGCCACCAACTCGACAGTCAGGTCATCACCATCAACGTCGGTGTCATTGGTCAGCACATTGCCGACCAACACGGTGTCCTCATCCACCGTGAAACCGTCATCATTGGCGACCGGAGCATCATTCACGGCCGTGACCGTGATCGTCACCGTCGCAACACCACTCGACGCGGCGCCGTCAGAGGCGGTGTAGGTAAACGAATCACTGCCGTGGAAATCCTGGTTCGGGGTGTAGGTAAACGAACCATCCGCATTCAGTACCAGCGACCCGTTGCTCGGGCCAGCCACCAACTCGACAGTCAACTGGTCGCCATCGACATCGCTGTCATTGGTCAGCACATTTCCGACCAGGACCGTGTCCTCATCGACCGTGAATCCGTCATTGTTTGCGACCGGGGTGTCGTTGACCGCGGTCACGGTGATCGTCACCATTACCGGGTCGCTGGTGGCGGTGCCGTCATTAGCGGTATAGGTAAACGAATCGCTGCCGTGGAAATCAGTGTCCGGGGTGTAGGCAAACGACCCATCCGGGTTGAGGGTCAGGGTGCCGTTGCTCGGGCCGGCCACCAACTCGACGGTCAACTGGTCGCCATCGACATCGCTGTCATTGGTCAACACATTGCCGACCAACACGGTGTCCTCATCAACGGTGAACGCATCATCCACAGCGACGGGGGTGTCGTTGACCGCGGTGACGGTGATCGTCACGGTGGCCACATCGCTGGTGGCTTGGCCGTCAGACGCGGTGTAGGTAAACGAATCCGAACCGTGGAAATCCGCACCCGGGGTATAGGTAAACGACCCATCCGCATTCAACACCAACGACCCATTACTCGGACCGGCCACCAACTCGACAGTCAGGTCATCACCATCAACATCGCTGTCATTGGTCAGCACATTGCCGACCAGGACGGTGTCCTCATCGACCGTGAAGCTGTCATCGACAGCCACCGGCGCATCATTCACGGCCGTGACCGTGATCGTCACCGTTGCCGGGTCGCTGGTGGCGGTGCCGTCAGACGCGATGTACGTGAACGAATCGCTGCCGTGGAAATCCGCGTCCGGGGTATAGGTGAACGACCCATCCGCATTCAACACCAAGGTGCCGTTGGCCGGGCCGACCACCAGATCGACCGTCAACTGGTCGCCGTCAACATCGCTGTCATTGGTCAGCACATTGCCGACCAACACGGTGTCCTCATCGACCGTGAAACTGTCATCAACAGCGACCGGGGTGTCATTGACCGCGGTGACGGTGATCGTCACCGTTGCAGTGCCGCTCGTCGCTTGGCCATCAGAGGCGGTGTAGGTAAACGAATCCGAACCGTGGAAATCCGCACCCGGGGTATAGGTAAACGACCCATCCGCATTCAACACCAACGACCCATTACTCGGACCGGCCACCAACTCGACAGTCAGGTCATCGCCATCGACATCGGTGTCATTGGTGAGCACATTGCCGACCAGGACGGTGTCCTCATCGACGGTGAACGCATCATCGACAGCCACCGGCGCATCATTCACGGCAGTGACCGTGATCGTCACGGTGGCAACACCACTGGCGGCTTGGCCGTCAGACGCGGTATAGGTAAACGAATCCGTGCCGTGGAAATCCGCATCCGGAGTGTAGGTAAACGACCCATCCGGGTTGAGCACCAGGCTGCCGTTGGCCGGGCCCACCTCGAGGGTGACGGTGAGGTCATCGCCATCGACATCGGTGTCATTGGTGAGCACATTGCCGACCAGGACGGTGTCCTCATCAACGGTGAACGCATCATCCACAGCGACGGGGGTGTCGTTGACCGCGGTGACGGTGATCGTCACCGTCGCAACACCACTCGACGCGGTGCCGTCGCCAGTGGTGTACGTGAACGAATCGCTGCCGTGGAAATCCGCATCTGGGGTGTAGGTAAACGAGCCATCCGCATTCAACACCAGGCTGCCATTAGCCGGGCCCACCTCGAGGGTGACGGTCAGGTCATCACCATCAACATCGGTGTCATTGGTCAGCACATTGCCGACCAGGACGGTGTCCTCATCAACGGTGAACGCATCATCCACAGCGACGGGGGTGTCGTTGACCGCGGTGACGGTGATCGTCACCGTCGCAACACCACTCGACGCGGTGCCGTCGCCAGTGGTGTACGTGAACGAATCGCTGCCGTGGAAATCCGCATCCGGAGTGTAGGTAAACGACCCATCCGCATTCAACACCAGGCTGCCATTAGCCGGGCCCACCTCGAGGGTGACGGTCAGGTCATCACCATCAACATCGGTGTCATTGGTCAGCACATTGCCGACCAGGACGGTGTCCTCATCAACCATGAACGCATCATCGACAGCCACCGGCGCATCATTCACGGCCGTGACCGTGATCGTCACCGTCGCAACACCACTCGACGCGGTGCCGTCGCCAGCGGTGTACGTGAACGAATCGCTGCCGTGGAAATCCGCATCCGGAGTGTAGGTAAACGACCCATCCGCATTCAACACCAGGCTGCCATTAGCCGGGCCCACCTCGAGGGTGACGGTCAGGTCATCACCATCAACATCGGTGTCATTGGTCAGCACATTGCCGACCAGGACCGTGTCCTCATCGACGGTGAAACTGTCATCCACAGCCACCGGCGCATCATTCACGGCAGTGACGGTGATCGTCACGGTGGCAACACCACTGGCGGCTTGGCCGTCAGAGGCGGTGTAGGTAAACGAATCCGAACCGTGGAAATCCTGGTTCGGGGTGTAGGTAAACGACCCATCCGCATTTAACACCAACGACCCGTTGCTCGGACCGGACACCAGCTCGGCAGTCAACTGGTCGCCGTCGACATCGGTGTCATTGGTCAGCACATTCCCAGTGAGGACGGTGTCCTCATCGACCGTGAAACCGTCATCATTGGCGACCGGAGCATCATTCACGGCCGTGACCGTGATCGTCACCGTGGCGACACCACTCGACGCGGCACCGTCGGTGGCGGTGTAGGTGAACGAATCCGAACCGTGGAAATCCTGGTTCGGGGTGTAGCTGAACGACCCGTTCGCATTCAGCACCAGCGACCCGTTGGCCGGGCCGGCCACCAGGGTGACGGTCAGCTGACCACCGTCGACATCGGTGTCGTTGTCCAAGACGTTGCCGACCAGGACGGTGTCCTCATCGACAGTGAAGCTGTCATCGGCAACAACCGGACCATCGTTGACCGCGGTCACGGTGATCGTCACCAGCGCCGGGTCACTGGTGGCGGTGCCGTCATTAGCGGTGTAGGTAAACGAATCCGTGCCGTGGAAATCAGTGTTCGGGGTGTAGGTAAACGAGCCGTCCGCGTTAAGGATCAGCGAGCCGTTCGTCGGGCCGCCCACCAGGATGACGGTCAACTGATCGCCGTCAACATCACTGTCGTTGCTCAAGACGTTGCCGACCAGGACGGTGTCCTCATCGACAGTGAAGCCGTCATCAACAGCAACCGGCGTGTCGTTGACCGCGGTGACGGTGATCGTCACCGTCGCCACACTGCTGGTGGCGACGCCGTCAGAAGCGATATAGGTGAACGAGTCGGTCCCGTGAAAGTCGGTAGCAGGCGTATAGATAAACGACCCATCGGAATTCAACATGAGGTTGCCGTTGACCGGACCGTCGAGCAGCGAAGCAGTAAGTGGGTCGCCGTCGACATCGCTGTCATTGGCCAGGACATTGCCGACCAGGACGGTGTCCTCATCGACAGTGAAGGAGTCGTCGACGGCGATCGGGGTGTCGTTGACCGCGGTGACGGTGATCGTCACGGTGGCAACACCACTCGTCGTGACTCCATCGCTTGCGGTGTAGGTGAACGAGTCGGTCCCGTGAAAATCAGCAACAGGCGTATAGATAAACGACCCATCGGTGTTCAGCACCAGGTCGCCGCGCAATGGACCGTTGACCAGGGTTGCGCTCAGGTTGTCGCCGTCAGCATCGAAGTCGTTGGCCAACAGCCCGTCCTCGGCCGCCACGGTCAGGACGCCGTCCTCGGCAACGGTGTACAGGTCCCCGACAGGGACAGGTGTCGCGTTGGCGGACGACACCGTGATGGTGATGGTTGCCTTGTTCGTATGCCCGCGGTCGGGAAGGAGGAAGCCGAGGAGGCCGTGGAAGTGCAGGCACCCGGTCTTGTCGGTGACAGTGACCACGAAGGAATCAGTTCCGGTGAAGCCATCGATCGGGGCGTAAACATAGGTGCCGGTGGCTTGATCGATGGTTACCGTGCCATGAGCAGGACCGTTGGGCGTGCCCAGGCCTGGCACTGTGTAGATCAGACGATCACCGTCAGGATCAACGGCACCAAAAGAGATCGGATTACTGACCTCGCCGGCGTTGAGGACGAGGGTGATTTCTTGAGAACGAATCTGCGGCCGACGGTTGAAGAACGTGCGCTGGATCTCTTGGCGAATCCAGGCCAGGGCGATCGCGAGAAGAGAAGGAGCGGGGGGCGCGGCCGGACTTGGCGCCAGAAACGGAGTCAACAAGGCAGAGACGAAAGCTTTGACCACCGCGACCGCGGGACTCGCTGCGGCGAGCTGGCGGAATGGATGCCGTCGCTCCTGCGGCGGTGACACATTGCCGAAGGCGGCAACGTCAACAGTGCTGGCCATCATGGTGAAGTGACTCTCCCCAGAGTCATCTTCCGGAGTGAGGCTCAGCAACGTCGGGGCTTGGCTGGAATGGGCCAGTGATTCGGACTCGTTGGTCGACGTTCGGAAATCCTCGCCGGGAAGCGTGGGGTCGGTGTGCACGCCTCGATCGCGACGTTCGTCGGAGATTATTTGGCCGCCGCTCGAGTCAGGCTGCGATGTCTCAGCCGTCACATCGTTGGACGGTGGACCATCGACGGCGCCGTCAGACACCGCGTCGACGACGACGGACTCCCCGAGAACTAGAACCGAATCGACGTAAACGTTGTCCTCGGTTGTGCTGGTTTGCTCGGTGTCGTCGCTCAGCGCTCCAGCTGGCGTCGAACCTTGGCCGGATACTCCGCCGTCATCCTCGATGGAGCTATCGGCCTTGTCGACCAACGTGGCTCCGCGCGCGGTACCCGCATTTGACGGCTCGGAGTCATCCGTCGAAGCTCCGGCACGCGCGACCGATGTGGTCTGCTTGGTCGTGTTTCCGTCCTCGGACGTTGCACGGCGGTCCTTCGGACTTGTCCCAGAAGATTGAGTGGGACCATCAGCCGATCGAGAGTTCGCGCTGTCGGTTGTGTCGGCATGAGCCACCCCGATCCCGTGGCCGCTGCTGACGAACGCACCCACTCCGAGGGCAACCGCCAGTGCGCCGACCCGACCGACGTATTTGGTGTAAGCGGATACGCCGAAGCCGACAGAGGTTGGATCAGGGACCGAGCTGGCCGGATCCACACGAAACGACGGGTACCGGCCCTGGACGCGGTCAACCCGCCTCGCCTTGCGATGACGGGGCTTGCCGGGCGCACGGGCGCGTCCACAGGGGGAGGTCATGGGCAGCGGGGACCGCTACTGCGTTCGTCAGTGGCATCCGACGTGGCTAGGAGACGTATGACTGCTTCGCTTATTGCACACGGTGGGGGGCATATAGCAAATTTACGCTAGCGAAGATCAACTTGTCACCCGTTGAACGAAAACAATCTTCTGGCTGCTACGTTGGGACACCTTGTCGACGGAAAACGTGTCGTGCAGCTCAAAATCTGGCCAATTTACGCCGACATCTTGCATGATCGCGACGGATTCACCGGAAACTATTGCGCGACGGTTAGTCGCGTAATAGACTTCGCGACTCGCTGAGTCACGCCGAGAACGTGGAATCTGGCTACTGAGCTGAGCTAGTGATTAAGATTCGCGGTCTTTGGGCATTCACGATTGCTGCTGAGTCGGCGCCCAGGCGGGCGCGCCGTCGACTGG from Mycobacterium sp. SMC-4 includes:
- a CDS encoding Ig-like domain-containing protein, which encodes MVDKADSSIEDDGGVSGQGSTPAGALSDDTEQTSTTEDNVYVDSVLVLGESVVVDAVSDGAVDGPPSNDVTAETSQPDSSGGQIISDERRDRGVHTDPTLPGEDFRTSTNESESLAHSSQAPTLLSLTPEDDSGESHFTMMASTVDVAAFGNVSPPQERRHPFRQLAAASPAVAVVKAFVSALLTPFLAPSPAAPPAPSLLAIALAWIRQEIQRTFFNRRPQIRSQEITLVLNAGEVSNPISFGAVDPDGDRLIYTVPGLGTPNGPAHGTVTIDQATGTYVYAPIDGFTGTDSFVVTVTDKTGCLHFHGLLGFLLPDRGHTNKATITITVSSANATPVPVGDLYTVAEDGVLTVAAEDGLLANDFDADGDNLSATLVNGPLRGDLVLNTDGSFIYTPVADFHGTDSFTYTASDGVTTSGVATVTITVTAVNDTPIAVDDSFTVDEDTVLVGNVLANDSDVDGDPLTASLLDGPVNGNLMLNSDGSFIYTPATDFHGTDSFTYIASDGVATSSVATVTITVTAVNDTPVAVDDGFTVDEDTVLVGNVLSNDSDVDGDQLTVILVGGPTNGSLILNADGSFTYTPNTDFHGTDSFTYTANDGTATSDPALVTITVTAVNDGPVVADDSFTVDEDTVLVGNVLDNDTDVDGGQLTVTLVAGPANGSLVLNANGSFSYTPNQDFHGSDSFTYTATDGAASSGVATVTITVTAVNDAPVANDDGFTVDEDTVLTGNVLTNDTDVDGDQLTAELVSGPSNGSLVLNADGSFTYTPNQDFHGSDSFTYTASDGQAASGVATVTITVTAVNDAPVAVDDSFTVDEDTVLVGNVLTNDTDVDGDDLTVTLEVGPANGSLVLNADGSFTYTPDADFHGSDSFTYTAGDGTASSGVATVTITVTAVNDAPVAVDDAFMVDEDTVLVGNVLTNDTDVDGDDLTVTLEVGPANGSLVLNADGSFTYTPDADFHGSDSFTYTTGDGTASSGVATVTITVTAVNDTPVAVDDAFTVDEDTVLVGNVLTNDTDVDGDDLTVTLEVGPANGSLVLNADGSFTYTPDADFHGSDSFTYTTGDGTASSGVATVTITVTAVNDTPVAVDDAFTVDEDTVLVGNVLTNDTDVDGDDLTVTLEVGPANGSLVLNPDGSFTYTPDADFHGTDSFTYTASDGQAASGVATVTITVTAVNDAPVAVDDAFTVDEDTVLVGNVLTNDTDVDGDDLTVELVAGPSNGSLVLNADGSFTYTPGADFHGSDSFTYTASDGQATSGTATVTITVTAVNDTPVAVDDSFTVDEDTVLVGNVLTNDSDVDGDQLTVDLVVGPANGTLVLNADGSFTYTPDADFHGSDSFTYIASDGTATSDPATVTITVTAVNDAPVAVDDSFTVDEDTVLVGNVLTNDSDVDGDDLTVELVAGPSNGSLVLNADGSFTYTPGADFHGSDSFTYTASDGQATSDVATVTITVTAVNDTPVAVDDAFTVDEDTVLVGNVLTNDSDVDGDQLTVELVAGPSNGTLTLNPDGSFAYTPDTDFHGSDSFTYTANDGTATSDPVMVTITVTAVNDTPVANNDGFTVDEDTVLVGNVLTNDSDVDGDQLTVELVAGPSNGSLVLNADGSFTYTPNQDFHGSDSFTYTASDGAASSGVATVTITVTAVNDAPVANDDGFTVDEDTVLVGNVLTNDTDVDGDDLTVELVAGPSNGSLVLNADGSFTYTPNQDFHGSDSFTYTASDGAASSGVATVTITVTAVNDAPVANDDGFTVDEDTVLVGNVLTNDTDVDGDDLTVELLAGAANGSLVLNADGSFTYTPNQDFHGSDSFTYTASDGTATSGVATVTITVTAVNDTPVAFDDGFTVDEDTVLTGNVLTNDSDVDGDQLTVELVAGPSNGTLTLNADGSFTYTPNPDFHGSDSFTYTATDGTATSDPALVTITVTAVNDIPVANDDSFTTDEDTVLTGNVLTNDSDVDGDQLTAELVAGPANGSLVLNADGSFTYTPNQDFHGSDSFTYTATDGTAASGVATVTITVTAVNDTPVAVDDAFTVDEDTVLVGNVLTNGTDVDGDDLTVELVAGPANGSLVLNADGSFTYTPNPDFHGSDSFTYTASDGLSASGVATVTITVTAVNDTPVANDDSFATDEDTVLVGDVLTNDTDIDGDNLTVTLETGPEHGSLVLNADGSFIYTPNQDFHGSDSFTYTASDGTASSGVATVTITVTAVNDAPVANDDVFTVDEDTVLVGNVLTNDTDVDGDQLTVELVAGPSNGTLTLNPDGSFTYTPNPDFHGSDSFTYTANDGTATSDPAMVTITVTAVNDTPVAVDDSFTVDEDTVLLGNVLTNDSDVDGDDLTVELVVGPSNGTLVLNPDGSFAYTPDTDFHGSDSFTYTANDGTATSDPALVTITVTAVNDTPVANNDGFTVDEDTVLVGNVLTNDSDVDGDQLTVELVAGPSNGSLVLNADGSFTYTPNQDFHGSDSFTYTASDGAASSGVATVTITVTAVNDAPVANDDGFTVDEDTVLVGNVLTNDTDVDGDDLTVELVAGPANGSLVLNADGSFTYTPDADFHGSDSFTYTAGDGTATSDVATVTITVTAVNDAPVAVDDAFTVDEDTVLVGNVLTNDTDVDGDDLTVELVAGPANGSLVLNADGSFTYTPNQDFHGSDSFTYTASDGTATSGVATVTITVTAVNDTPVAVDDSFTVDEDTVLLGNVLTNDSDVDGDDLTVELVVGPSNGTLVLNPDGSFAYTPDTDFHGSDSFTYTANDGTATSDPVMVTITVTAVNDTPVANNDGFTVDEDTVLVGNVLTNDSDVDGDQLTVELVAGPSNGSLVLNADGSFTYTPNPDFHGSDSFTYTASDGAASSGVATVTITVTAVNDAPVANDDSFTTDEDTVLVGNVLTNDTDVDGDDLTVELVAGPANGSLVLNADGSFTYTPDADFHGSDSFTYTAGDGTATSDVATVTITVTAVNDAPVAVDDAFTVDEDTVLVGNVLTNDSDVDGDDLTVTLEVGPEHGNLVLNADGSFTYTPDADFHGSDSFTYTAGDGTASSGVATVTITVTAVNDAPVANDDGFTVDEDTVLVGNVLTNDTDVDGDDLTVELVAGPANGSLVLNADGSFTYTPNQDFHGSDSFTYTASDGTAASGVATVTITVTAVNDAPVAVDDAFTVDEDTVLVGNVLTNDSDVDGDDLTVELVAGPANGSLVLNADGSFTYTPDADFHGSDSFTYTAGDGTASSGVATVTITVTAVNDAPVAVDDSFTVDEDTVLVGNVLTNDSDVDGDDLTVALEVGPEHGNLVLNADGSFTYTPNQDFHGSDSFTYTASDGTAASGVATVTITVTAVNDAPVANDDSFTVDEDTVLVGNVLTNDTDVDGDDLTVELVAGPSNGSLVLNADGSFTYTPNADFHGSDSFTYTASDGTASSGVATVTITVTAVNDAPVANDDGFTVDEDTVLVGNVLTNDTDVDGDDLTVELVAGPANGSLVLNADGSFTYTPNQDFHGSDSFTYTASDGTAASGVATVTITVTAVNDAPVANDDGFTVDEDTVLVGNVLTNDSDVDGDDLTVELVAGPANGSLVLNADGSFTYTPDADFHGSDSFTYTAGDGTASSGVATVTITVTAVNDAPVAVDDAFTVDEDTVLVGNVLTNDSDVDGDDLTVELVAGPANGSLVLNADGSFTYTPDADFHGSDSFTYIAGDGTASSGVATVTITVTAVNDAPVAVDDSFTVDEDTVLVGNVLTNDTDVDGDDLTVELVNGPSNGSLVLNADGSFTYTPDADFHGSDSFTYTASDSTATSDVATVTITVTAVNDAPVANDDSFTVDEDTVLTGNVLTNDTDVDGDDLTVELVAGPSNGSLVLNADGSFTYTPNADFHGSDSFTYTASDGTATSDPALVTITVTAVNDAPVAVDDSFTVDEDTVLTGNVLTNDSDVDGDQLTVELVAGPANGTLVLNADGSFTYTPNQDFHGSDSFTYTASDGAASSGVATVTITVTAVNDAPVANDDGFTVDEDTVLVGNVLTNDTDVDGDDLTVELVAGPANGSLVLNADGSFTYTPNHDFHGSDSFTYTASDGTATSGVATVTITVTAVNDTPVAFDDGFTVDEDTVLTGNVLTNDTDVDGDDLTVTLEVGPANGTLVLNPDGSFTYTPNQDFHGSDSFTYTASDGTATSGVATVTITVTAVNDTPVAVDDAFTVDEDTVLIGNVLTNDTDVDGDDLTVELVAGPANGSLALNADGSFTYTPDADFHGSDSFTYTATDGAATSGVATVTITVTAVNDAPVAVDDVFTVDEDTVLTGNVLTNDSDVDGDDLTVTLVTGPSNGTLTLNADGSFTYTPNPDFHGSDSFTYTASDGLSASGVATVTITVTAVNDTPVANDDSFATDEDTVLVGNVLINDSDVDGDDLAVTLVGGPTNGSLTLNPDGSFTYTPNQDFHGSDSFTYTANDGAATSGVATVTITVTAVNDGPVAVDDAFTVDEDTVLVGNVLTNDTDVDGDQLTVEVVAGPSNGALVLNADGSFTYTPNTDFHGTDAFTYTATDGAATSGVATVTITVTAVNDAPVAVDDVFTVDEDTVLTGNVLTNDSDVDGDDLTVTLVTGPSNGTLTLNADGSFTYTPNPDFHGSDSFTYTASDGLSASGVATVTITVTAVNDTPVANDDSFATDEDTVLVGNVLTNDTDIDGDDLTVEVVAGPSNGTLVLNADGSFTYTPNTDFHGTDSFTYTANDGAATSGVATVTITVTAVNDAPVAVDDGFTVDEDTVLVGNVLTNDTDIDGDDLTVELVAGPSNGTLVLNADGSFTYTPNTDFHGIDAFTYTATDGTATSGVATVTITVTAVNDAPVAHDDGFTVDEDTVLLGNVLTNDSDVDGDDLTVELVAGPSNGSLVLNADGSFAYTPDTDFHGSDSFTYTASDGLAASGVATVTITVTAVNDSPVANDDSFTTDEDTFLVGNVLTNDTDIDGDQLTVELVVGPANGSLVLNPDGSFTYTPDTNFHGTDSFTYTAHDGAATSGVATVTITVTAVNDSPVANDDSFTTDEDTVLVGNVLTNDTDIDGDQLTVELVNGPSNGSLVLNADGSFTYTPDADFHGSDSFTYTASDGTATSDVATVTITVTAVNDTPVAVDDAFTVDEDTVLTGNVLTNDSDVDGDQLTVELVAGPSNGSLVLNADGSFTYTPNPDFHGSDSFTYTASDGTATSDPALVTITVTAVNDAPVAVDDAFTVDEDTVLVGNVLTNDTDIDGDDLTVTLEVGPANGSLVLNPDGSFTYTPDADFHGSDSFTYTASDGQAASGGATVTITVTAVNDAPVANNDTFATDEDTVLVGNVLTNDTDIDGDTLTVTLVSGPAHGTLTLNPNGSFTYTPHTDYHGPDSFTYIASDGQATSGTATVTITVNPVNDAPVAVNDNFTVNEDAVLNGNVLTNDSDAEGDSLTATIVTGPAHGALVFYADGSFTYVPNPDFHGADSFTYTASDGQATSTLALVSITVSPVNDAPVANNDSYSTNQGIALSVNAVSGVLANDTDVDGDTLTVTMVSGPAHGSLTLNANGSFTYTPSSGYNGTDSFTYTVIDGITNGNVATVTITVIDNVRPSVTDVQAGNGGGTTSLIQQSDTIVFTFSEPIDPNSVLAGWDGSTTNVVVRVYDDSFLGIATGRDTLQIFDATNTTPLLGSVDLGRGDYVNGLIGGTIYYGLTGTPSTMTMTGNTITVVLGNYTTPNFLTINRTTAWGPGDMRWTPPANLTDLAGNLILTTPVTETGSHDRDF